From Solea senegalensis isolate Sse05_10M linkage group LG7, IFAPA_SoseM_1, whole genome shotgun sequence, a single genomic window includes:
- the rhcga gene encoding rh family, C glycoprotein a isoform X2: protein MHLSLHWLTYGVLPPSGKVWFSLIAMIVLFGVFIRYDEESDTGRWLELKKHENITSDVENDFYFRYPSFQDVHVMIFVGFGFLMTFLKRYSFGGVGFNFLIASFGLQWALLMQGWFHSLDHTTGKIYIGVESLINADFCCAGCLIAYGALLGKVSPVQLMVVTLFGITLFAVEEYIILSLLHCRDAGGSMVIHAFGGYYGLAISWVLYRPKLHQSSRLNGSVYHSDMFAMIGTLFLWMYWPSFNSAITDHGDGQHRAAINTYLALASSVLTTVAISSMSKKKGKLDMVHIQNATLAGGVAMGTSAEFMITPYGSLIVGFACGIISTFGYLFVTPFFEKYLKLQDTCGVHNLHALPGMLGGFIGAIVAASASEAVYSKEGLINTFDFEGKFANRTVGTQGGYQAAGTCVSIAFGIVGGACVGLVLRLPIWGDPADDNCFDDEVYWEVPEEEESIHPILEYNNHMVHKHQDISESNFSVEQS, encoded by the exons ATTGCGATGATCGTGCTGTTTGGAGTTTTCATCCGCTACGATGAGGAGTCAGACACCGGACGCTGGCTGGAGCTCAAGAAGCACGAGAACATCACCAGCGATGTGGAGAACGACTTCTACTTCAGATATCCCA GCTTCCAGGACGTCCACGTCATGATCTTTGTGGGCTTCGGTTTCCTCATGACTTTCCTGAAACGCTACAGCTTCGGCGGCGTGGGCTTCAACTTTCTGATCGCCTCGTTCGGTCTGCAGTGGGCTCTTCTCATGCAGGGCTGGTTCCACTCACTGGACCACACCACTGGAAAAATCTATATTGGAGTTGAAAG TCTAATCAACGCCGACTTCTGCTGTGCCGGCTGTCTGATCGCCTACGGCGCTCTCCTGGGCAAAGTCAGCCCTGTCCAGTTAATGGTCGTCACCTTATTTGGCATCACGCTGTTTGCTGTGGAGGAATACATCATCCTCAGTCTGCTTCAT TGCAGAGATGCTGGTGGCTCCATGGTCATCCACGCCTTCGGAGGATATTATGGGTTGGCCATCTCCTGGGTTCTGTATCGACCAAAGCTGCACCAAAGCAGTCGCCTCAACGGCTCCGTCTACCACTCTGATATGTTTGCGATGATCG GTACTCTGTTCCTGTGGATGTACTGGCCCAGTTTCAACTCGGCCATCACGGACCACGGCGACGGACAGCACCGAGCAGCCATCAACACCTACCTCGCCCTGGCCTCCTCTGTGCTCACCACTGTGGCCATCTCCAGCATGTCTAAGAAGAAAGGGAAACTAGACATG GTGCATATTCAGAATGCCACTCTGGCCGGTGGCGTTGCCATGGGGACATCCGCAGAGTTCATGATCACTCCTTATGGTTCGCTCATCGTGGGTTTCGCCTGCGGCATCATCTCCACCTTCGGTTACCTGTTTGTCACG CCTTTCTTTGAAAAATATCTCAAGCTCCAGGACACGTGTGGTGTCCACAACCTGCACGCGTTGCCTGGGATGCTTGGTGGCTTCATAGGTGCCATTGTTGCTGCATCAGCCTCAGAAGCTGTTTATAGTAAAGAGGG gttGATCAACACGTTTGACTTTGAAGGGAAGTTCGCAAACAGAACTGTTGGAACACAGGGAGGCTACCAGGCTGCCGGCACATGTGTGTCGATCGCATTCGGAATCGTTGGGGGTGCATGTGTTG GTTTAGTCCTGAGGTTGCCGATCTGGGGCGACCCTGCTGATGACAACTGCTTTGACGATGAAGTGTACTGGGAG gtgcCTGAGGAAGAGGAGTCCATCCATCCCATTCTGGAGTACAACAACCACATGGTTCACAAACACCAGGACAT ATCCGAGTCAAACTTCTCTGTGGAGCAGAGttag
- the LOC122772147 gene encoding major intrinsically disordered Notch2-binding receptor 1-like — MEQIFSPHPFSPSIKAHVKGSHLYTDLRLTSLSDAKRGQPSWTIEEYKRNSGEKGKQFTALELQTQESLNPNNLEYWMEDIYTPGYDSLLKKKEAAFRRAKVCKIGALIAAATCTVILVIVVPICTMKS; from the exons ATGGAACAGATTTTCTCTCCGCACCCGTTCAGTCCGTCCATCAAGGCCCATGTGAAAGGCAGTCACCTGTACACTGACCTGAGACTGACCTCACTGTCAGACGCCAAGCGTGGGCAGCCGTCCTGGACCATCGAGGAGTACAAACGCAACTCAGGAGAGAAGGGGAAGCAGTTCACGGCTCTGGAGCTACAG ACACAGGAATCCCTGAACCCCAACAACCTGGAGTACTGGATGGAGGACATCTACACACCGGGCTACGACTCGCTGCTCAAGAAGAAGGAGGCGGCGTTCAGGAGGGCGAAGGTGTGTAAGATCGGGGCACTGATCGCAGCAGCGACCTGCACCGTGATCCTGGTCATCGTCGTTCCAATTTGCACCATGAAATCATGA
- the rhcga gene encoding rh family, C glycoprotein a isoform X3 has product MHLSLHWLTYGVLPPSGKIAMIVLFGVFIRYDEESDTGRWLELKKHENITSDVENDFYFRYPSFQDVHVMIFVGFGFLMTFLKRYSFGGVGFNFLIASFGLQWALLMQGWFHSLDHTTGKIYIGVESLINADFCCAGCLIAYGALLGKVSPVQLMVVTLFGITLFAVEEYIILSLLHCRDAGGSMVIHAFGGYYGLAISWVLYRPKLHQSSRLNGSVYHSDMFAMIGTLFLWMYWPSFNSAITDHGDGQHRAAINTYLALASSVLTTVAISSMSKKKGKLDMVHIQNATLAGGVAMGTSAEFMITPYGSLIVGFACGIISTFGYLFVTPFFEKYLKLQDTCGVHNLHALPGMLGGFIGAIVAASASEAVYSKEGLINTFDFEGKFANRTVGTQGGYQAAGTCVSIAFGIVGGACVGLVLRLPIWGDPADDNCFDDEVYWEVPEEEESIHPILEYNNHMVHKHQDISESNFSVEQS; this is encoded by the exons ATTGCGATGATCGTGCTGTTTGGAGTTTTCATCCGCTACGATGAGGAGTCAGACACCGGACGCTGGCTGGAGCTCAAGAAGCACGAGAACATCACCAGCGATGTGGAGAACGACTTCTACTTCAGATATCCCA GCTTCCAGGACGTCCACGTCATGATCTTTGTGGGCTTCGGTTTCCTCATGACTTTCCTGAAACGCTACAGCTTCGGCGGCGTGGGCTTCAACTTTCTGATCGCCTCGTTCGGTCTGCAGTGGGCTCTTCTCATGCAGGGCTGGTTCCACTCACTGGACCACACCACTGGAAAAATCTATATTGGAGTTGAAAG TCTAATCAACGCCGACTTCTGCTGTGCCGGCTGTCTGATCGCCTACGGCGCTCTCCTGGGCAAAGTCAGCCCTGTCCAGTTAATGGTCGTCACCTTATTTGGCATCACGCTGTTTGCTGTGGAGGAATACATCATCCTCAGTCTGCTTCAT TGCAGAGATGCTGGTGGCTCCATGGTCATCCACGCCTTCGGAGGATATTATGGGTTGGCCATCTCCTGGGTTCTGTATCGACCAAAGCTGCACCAAAGCAGTCGCCTCAACGGCTCCGTCTACCACTCTGATATGTTTGCGATGATCG GTACTCTGTTCCTGTGGATGTACTGGCCCAGTTTCAACTCGGCCATCACGGACCACGGCGACGGACAGCACCGAGCAGCCATCAACACCTACCTCGCCCTGGCCTCCTCTGTGCTCACCACTGTGGCCATCTCCAGCATGTCTAAGAAGAAAGGGAAACTAGACATG GTGCATATTCAGAATGCCACTCTGGCCGGTGGCGTTGCCATGGGGACATCCGCAGAGTTCATGATCACTCCTTATGGTTCGCTCATCGTGGGTTTCGCCTGCGGCATCATCTCCACCTTCGGTTACCTGTTTGTCACG CCTTTCTTTGAAAAATATCTCAAGCTCCAGGACACGTGTGGTGTCCACAACCTGCACGCGTTGCCTGGGATGCTTGGTGGCTTCATAGGTGCCATTGTTGCTGCATCAGCCTCAGAAGCTGTTTATAGTAAAGAGGG gttGATCAACACGTTTGACTTTGAAGGGAAGTTCGCAAACAGAACTGTTGGAACACAGGGAGGCTACCAGGCTGCCGGCACATGTGTGTCGATCGCATTCGGAATCGTTGGGGGTGCATGTGTTG GTTTAGTCCTGAGGTTGCCGATCTGGGGCGACCCTGCTGATGACAACTGCTTTGACGATGAAGTGTACTGGGAG gtgcCTGAGGAAGAGGAGTCCATCCATCCCATTCTGGAGTACAACAACCACATGGTTCACAAACACCAGGACAT ATCCGAGTCAAACTTCTCTGTGGAGCAGAGttag
- the rhcga gene encoding rh family, C glycoprotein a isoform X4 yields MAEVSDKIAMIVLFGVFIRYDEESDTGRWLELKKHENITSDVENDFYFRYPSFQDVHVMIFVGFGFLMTFLKRYSFGGVGFNFLIASFGLQWALLMQGWFHSLDHTTGKIYIGVESLINADFCCAGCLIAYGALLGKVSPVQLMVVTLFGITLFAVEEYIILSLLHCRDAGGSMVIHAFGGYYGLAISWVLYRPKLHQSSRLNGSVYHSDMFAMIGTLFLWMYWPSFNSAITDHGDGQHRAAINTYLALASSVLTTVAISSMSKKKGKLDMVHIQNATLAGGVAMGTSAEFMITPYGSLIVGFACGIISTFGYLFVTPFFEKYLKLQDTCGVHNLHALPGMLGGFIGAIVAASASEAVYSKEGLINTFDFEGKFANRTVGTQGGYQAAGTCVSIAFGIVGGACVGLVLRLPIWGDPADDNCFDDEVYWEVPEEEESIHPILEYNNHMVHKHQDISESNFSVEQS; encoded by the exons ATTGCGATGATCGTGCTGTTTGGAGTTTTCATCCGCTACGATGAGGAGTCAGACACCGGACGCTGGCTGGAGCTCAAGAAGCACGAGAACATCACCAGCGATGTGGAGAACGACTTCTACTTCAGATATCCCA GCTTCCAGGACGTCCACGTCATGATCTTTGTGGGCTTCGGTTTCCTCATGACTTTCCTGAAACGCTACAGCTTCGGCGGCGTGGGCTTCAACTTTCTGATCGCCTCGTTCGGTCTGCAGTGGGCTCTTCTCATGCAGGGCTGGTTCCACTCACTGGACCACACCACTGGAAAAATCTATATTGGAGTTGAAAG TCTAATCAACGCCGACTTCTGCTGTGCCGGCTGTCTGATCGCCTACGGCGCTCTCCTGGGCAAAGTCAGCCCTGTCCAGTTAATGGTCGTCACCTTATTTGGCATCACGCTGTTTGCTGTGGAGGAATACATCATCCTCAGTCTGCTTCAT TGCAGAGATGCTGGTGGCTCCATGGTCATCCACGCCTTCGGAGGATATTATGGGTTGGCCATCTCCTGGGTTCTGTATCGACCAAAGCTGCACCAAAGCAGTCGCCTCAACGGCTCCGTCTACCACTCTGATATGTTTGCGATGATCG GTACTCTGTTCCTGTGGATGTACTGGCCCAGTTTCAACTCGGCCATCACGGACCACGGCGACGGACAGCACCGAGCAGCCATCAACACCTACCTCGCCCTGGCCTCCTCTGTGCTCACCACTGTGGCCATCTCCAGCATGTCTAAGAAGAAAGGGAAACTAGACATG GTGCATATTCAGAATGCCACTCTGGCCGGTGGCGTTGCCATGGGGACATCCGCAGAGTTCATGATCACTCCTTATGGTTCGCTCATCGTGGGTTTCGCCTGCGGCATCATCTCCACCTTCGGTTACCTGTTTGTCACG CCTTTCTTTGAAAAATATCTCAAGCTCCAGGACACGTGTGGTGTCCACAACCTGCACGCGTTGCCTGGGATGCTTGGTGGCTTCATAGGTGCCATTGTTGCTGCATCAGCCTCAGAAGCTGTTTATAGTAAAGAGGG gttGATCAACACGTTTGACTTTGAAGGGAAGTTCGCAAACAGAACTGTTGGAACACAGGGAGGCTACCAGGCTGCCGGCACATGTGTGTCGATCGCATTCGGAATCGTTGGGGGTGCATGTGTTG GTTTAGTCCTGAGGTTGCCGATCTGGGGCGACCCTGCTGATGACAACTGCTTTGACGATGAAGTGTACTGGGAG gtgcCTGAGGAAGAGGAGTCCATCCATCCCATTCTGGAGTACAACAACCACATGGTTCACAAACACCAGGACAT ATCCGAGTCAAACTTCTCTGTGGAGCAGAGttag
- the rhcga gene encoding rh family, C glycoprotein a isoform X1, with amino-acid sequence MGNCLDILRNFFCTKNPNVRISLPAVCFVWQIAMIVLFGVFIRYDEESDTGRWLELKKHENITSDVENDFYFRYPSFQDVHVMIFVGFGFLMTFLKRYSFGGVGFNFLIASFGLQWALLMQGWFHSLDHTTGKIYIGVESLINADFCCAGCLIAYGALLGKVSPVQLMVVTLFGITLFAVEEYIILSLLHCRDAGGSMVIHAFGGYYGLAISWVLYRPKLHQSSRLNGSVYHSDMFAMIGTLFLWMYWPSFNSAITDHGDGQHRAAINTYLALASSVLTTVAISSMSKKKGKLDMVHIQNATLAGGVAMGTSAEFMITPYGSLIVGFACGIISTFGYLFVTPFFEKYLKLQDTCGVHNLHALPGMLGGFIGAIVAASASEAVYSKEGLINTFDFEGKFANRTVGTQGGYQAAGTCVSIAFGIVGGACVGLVLRLPIWGDPADDNCFDDEVYWEVPEEEESIHPILEYNNHMVHKHQDISESNFSVEQS; translated from the exons atggggAACTGTTTAGACATCTTGAGGAATTTCTTTTGTACAAAGAACCCCAACGTGCGTATTAGTTTGCCAGCCGTGTGTTTTGTGTGGCAGATTGCGATGATCGTGCTGTTTGGAGTTTTCATCCGCTACGATGAGGAGTCAGACACCGGACGCTGGCTGGAGCTCAAGAAGCACGAGAACATCACCAGCGATGTGGAGAACGACTTCTACTTCAGATATCCCA GCTTCCAGGACGTCCACGTCATGATCTTTGTGGGCTTCGGTTTCCTCATGACTTTCCTGAAACGCTACAGCTTCGGCGGCGTGGGCTTCAACTTTCTGATCGCCTCGTTCGGTCTGCAGTGGGCTCTTCTCATGCAGGGCTGGTTCCACTCACTGGACCACACCACTGGAAAAATCTATATTGGAGTTGAAAG TCTAATCAACGCCGACTTCTGCTGTGCCGGCTGTCTGATCGCCTACGGCGCTCTCCTGGGCAAAGTCAGCCCTGTCCAGTTAATGGTCGTCACCTTATTTGGCATCACGCTGTTTGCTGTGGAGGAATACATCATCCTCAGTCTGCTTCAT TGCAGAGATGCTGGTGGCTCCATGGTCATCCACGCCTTCGGAGGATATTATGGGTTGGCCATCTCCTGGGTTCTGTATCGACCAAAGCTGCACCAAAGCAGTCGCCTCAACGGCTCCGTCTACCACTCTGATATGTTTGCGATGATCG GTACTCTGTTCCTGTGGATGTACTGGCCCAGTTTCAACTCGGCCATCACGGACCACGGCGACGGACAGCACCGAGCAGCCATCAACACCTACCTCGCCCTGGCCTCCTCTGTGCTCACCACTGTGGCCATCTCCAGCATGTCTAAGAAGAAAGGGAAACTAGACATG GTGCATATTCAGAATGCCACTCTGGCCGGTGGCGTTGCCATGGGGACATCCGCAGAGTTCATGATCACTCCTTATGGTTCGCTCATCGTGGGTTTCGCCTGCGGCATCATCTCCACCTTCGGTTACCTGTTTGTCACG CCTTTCTTTGAAAAATATCTCAAGCTCCAGGACACGTGTGGTGTCCACAACCTGCACGCGTTGCCTGGGATGCTTGGTGGCTTCATAGGTGCCATTGTTGCTGCATCAGCCTCAGAAGCTGTTTATAGTAAAGAGGG gttGATCAACACGTTTGACTTTGAAGGGAAGTTCGCAAACAGAACTGTTGGAACACAGGGAGGCTACCAGGCTGCCGGCACATGTGTGTCGATCGCATTCGGAATCGTTGGGGGTGCATGTGTTG GTTTAGTCCTGAGGTTGCCGATCTGGGGCGACCCTGCTGATGACAACTGCTTTGACGATGAAGTGTACTGGGAG gtgcCTGAGGAAGAGGAGTCCATCCATCCCATTCTGGAGTACAACAACCACATGGTTCACAAACACCAGGACAT ATCCGAGTCAAACTTCTCTGTGGAGCAGAGttag